CTGCTGCGACTTATAGCCTTCATTAAAAAGCAGGTACAACACGGTATACACCATATGAAGCCTGCTGTATAAATCGCCGCCCGAAGGAATATCCAGCGAAATACTGTTATCTTTTAAAAACTGTTTGGCCCGGTATAAACGTTTTTGAATAACGGCCTCATTGGTAAGCAGGGCATGCGCAATTTCGGTTACGCCAAAACCCGAAACGGTTTTTAAGGTGAGTGCTACCTGGTCTTCCTCTTTTAAGGAGGGATGACAACAGGCAAAGATCATCCGCAGCTGGCTGTCGGCGATTTCTGTTTCGGAGAAAAATTGTTGTACGGTGTTTTCCGCTTCCTGTTGCAGTTCGGCAGCCAGCTCGCGGGAGTATTGTTTAAAATGCTGCTGGCGGCGGATAATGTCAATAGCCCGGTTGCGGGCAACCTGCATCAGCCAGCCTGCCGGGTTTTCGGGCAGTTGCTGAAAGGTCCAGGTATGCATGGCGCGCAAAAAAGATTCCTGCACTACATCTTCAATCATTTCCAGGTTGTGCATGCCGAAGATGCGGGTAAGCACAGCGATCATCTTTCCCGCCTGGTGCCGGAAAAGATGATCGACTAATTGTGCTACGCCTTTCTGTTCCTGTTCTGACATAATTTAACTGTGCGACGCCATCATTTCTTCCACTTTCATTACTTCACGTACTTCAACAATTCCGCCTAGCGGAAGATCGGGGCATCCTTTGGCAACTTCTGTTGCTTCATTCAGGTTAGCGGCCCTGATGATAAAGAAACCGCCTACCAGTTCTTTACTTTCAGTAAATGGCCCGTCGGTAACCAGCAGTTTGGCGCCGCCTTTTACCGTTTTACCTTCCGGTGTCAAGGGCTCGCCGGCCACATACATATTTTTAGCTTTCAGTTCGTCAATCCAGGTCATCCATTTCTGCATGTGTTGCTGCATTTGTTCGGCAGAGAAAGCATATTGATCCATGGCGCCCCGGAAAATGAACATAAAATCTTTCATAATGGTAAATTTTAAAGATTACAGATATAAGTTACCGGTTAATGACGAATAGGAGGGAAAAGACAGGACAGGATTGGTAAAAATATTTAT
The Niastella koreensis GR20-10 genome window above contains:
- a CDS encoding YciI family protein — protein: MKDFMFIFRGAMDQYAFSAEQMQQHMQKWMTWIDELKAKNMYVAGEPLTPEGKTVKGGAKLLVTDGPFTESKELVGGFFIIRAANLNEATEVAKGCPDLPLGGIVEVREVMKVEEMMASHS